A DNA window from Niabella yanshanensis contains the following coding sequences:
- a CDS encoding GMP reductase, whose amino-acid sequence MRIEYELKLGFKDVMIRPKRSTLKTRADVELKRGFTFLHSGKAWNGVPVIAANMDTVGTFDMARALSAEKMITAIHKHYSTEEWGAFLDGSGKELCQYIAVSSGTGKSDADKLQILMGRYPQLSFICIDVANGYSEHFVQFVKQTRSLYPDKTIIAGNVVTGEMVEELLLAGADIVKVGIGPGSVCTTRVKTGVGYPQLSAIIECADAAHGLGGQIISDGGCKVPGDVAKAFGAGADFVMLGGMLAGHDESGGEMIEENNEKYKLFYGMSSKTAMDKHAGGVANYRASEGKTVKIPYRGAVADTLKDLLGGIRSTCTYVGAGRLKELTKRTTFIRVAEQHNEVFGG is encoded by the coding sequence ATGAGAATAGAGTATGAACTTAAATTAGGTTTTAAAGATGTAATGATACGCCCTAAAAGATCTACGTTAAAAACAAGGGCCGATGTAGAACTGAAACGTGGTTTTACGTTTTTACATTCAGGGAAAGCCTGGAACGGAGTACCGGTTATCGCAGCCAACATGGATACTGTGGGAACTTTCGATATGGCCCGGGCACTGTCTGCCGAAAAAATGATTACTGCTATTCATAAGCATTATTCTACAGAAGAGTGGGGTGCTTTTTTAGATGGCAGTGGTAAAGAGCTCTGCCAGTATATCGCCGTAAGCTCCGGCACTGGTAAGTCTGATGCGGACAAGCTGCAAATATTAATGGGCCGGTATCCGCAACTTAGCTTTATCTGTATCGATGTAGCCAACGGCTACTCAGAACATTTTGTACAATTTGTAAAACAAACGCGCAGCCTGTATCCTGATAAAACGATCATCGCCGGTAATGTGGTAACAGGAGAGATGGTTGAAGAGTTGCTGTTAGCCGGTGCCGATATCGTTAAAGTGGGTATAGGTCCTGGTTCGGTATGTACCACCAGGGTTAAAACGGGGGTGGGGTATCCCCAGTTGTCGGCTATTATAGAATGTGCAGATGCGGCGCATGGCCTCGGTGGACAGATCATTTCTGACGGTGGTTGCAAAGTGCCGGGCGATGTAGCCAAAGCCTTTGGTGCAGGAGCTGATTTTGTGATGCTGGGCGGTATGCTGGCCGGACATGACGAAAGCGGGGGAGAAATGATTGAGGAGAACAATGAAAAGTATAAGTTATTTTATGGGATGAGCTCAAAAACTGCAATGGACAAGCACGCTGGCGGAGTAGCCAACTACAGGGCATCGGAAGGTAAAACAGTGAAGATCCCGTACCGGGGGGCGGTGGCTGATACGCTAAAAGACCTGCTGGGTGGCATTCGTTCTACCTGTACCTATGTAGGGGCGGGCCGTCTAAAAGAATTAACTAAACGAACCACTTTTATAAGAGTGGCAGAGCAGCATAACGAGGTGTTTGGAGGGTGA
- a CDS encoding 50S ribosomal protein L25: protein MKTITIEGQLRTEFGKSATRQVRSQGNVPAVIYGGAKEVNFSASAAAFKPLVYTPNFQIAEVKVDGATYRCILKDLQFDKVTDALIHVDLLELVEDKKVIATVPLKYTGTSKGVRAGGRFVSKIKSVKVKALPKHLTETIEVPIDNLEINENIRVEDIVAPDMEILNSPRIPVASVVMTRQLKQEEAAAGKK from the coding sequence ATGAAAACAATTACAATCGAAGGACAACTGAGGACCGAATTCGGCAAGTCAGCCACCCGCCAGGTTCGCTCTCAGGGAAATGTGCCTGCTGTAATTTACGGGGGTGCTAAAGAAGTAAACTTCAGTGCGTCTGCTGCAGCGTTTAAGCCTTTAGTGTATACACCTAACTTCCAGATAGCAGAAGTTAAAGTGGATGGAGCAACTTACAGATGTATTTTGAAAGATCTTCAGTTTGACAAAGTAACAGATGCGTTAATTCACGTAGATTTATTAGAACTGGTAGAAGATAAGAAGGTTATAGCTACTGTACCTCTTAAATACACAGGTACCTCTAAAGGTGTAAGAGCCGGTGGTAGATTTGTTTCTAAAATTAAATCGGTTAAAGTGAAAGCTTTACCAAAGCATTTAACTGAAACAATTGAAGTTCCTATTGATAATCTTGAGATCAACGAAAATATAAGAGTAGAGGACATCGTAGCTCCGGATATGGAAATACTGAACTCTCCTCGTATTCCTGTTGCTTCTGTTGTAATGACAAGACAATTAAAACAGGAAGAAGCAGCAGCTGGTAAGAAATAA
- a CDS encoding ribose-phosphate diphosphokinase: protein MHKAQSIPHAAKIFSGTASEALAVEIAKHFGCDPGKLSIQRFADGEISPNYLESVRGDYIFLVQSTYSPADNLMELLLMIDAAKRASAYKVIAVLPYYGYARQDRKDRPRVAIGSKLVANMLTAAGADRIVTMDLHAPQIQGYFDIPVDHLDSHAVFIPYIEKLQLKNLTFAAPDVGATNRIREIASYFNADMVICDKHRKRANEIASMRLIGDVEGKDVVIIDDICDTGGTLAKCASLIKEKGANSVRAMITHPLLSGKAYENIESSVLEELVVCNTIPLKKESPKIKVISVAELFAVAIKHAFENKSITSLFVHSNLRTS from the coding sequence ATGCATAAAGCTCAATCGATTCCCCATGCTGCTAAAATATTTTCGGGAACAGCATCCGAAGCACTGGCAGTAGAAATAGCAAAACATTTTGGCTGCGACCCCGGAAAGCTTAGCATTCAACGCTTTGCCGACGGTGAGATTTCCCCCAATTACCTGGAAAGTGTAAGAGGAGACTATATTTTTCTGGTACAAAGCACTTATTCTCCGGCTGATAACCTGATGGAATTACTGCTGATGATTGATGCTGCCAAAAGGGCTTCGGCTTATAAAGTAATAGCTGTTTTGCCTTACTATGGTTATGCCCGGCAGGATCGGAAAGATCGCCCAAGGGTAGCAATTGGTAGTAAACTGGTAGCAAATATGCTTACCGCAGCAGGAGCCGATCGTATTGTAACTATGGATTTGCACGCTCCGCAGATACAGGGCTATTTTGATATTCCGGTGGATCACCTGGACAGCCATGCGGTGTTCATTCCCTATATTGAAAAGTTACAATTAAAAAACCTTACCTTTGCGGCCCCTGACGTGGGAGCAACCAATAGGATCAGGGAAATTGCAAGTTATTTTAACGCTGATATGGTGATTTGTGACAAGCACCGGAAGCGTGCCAACGAGATAGCAAGCATGCGGTTGATTGGTGATGTTGAAGGAAAAGATGTGGTGATCATTGATGATATCTGCGATACGGGAGGTACATTGGCCAAATGTGCATCACTTATTAAAGAAAAGGGAGCTAACAGTGTAAGAGCCATGATAACGCATCCTTTGTTGAGCGGTAAGGCTTACGAGAATATAGAGAGCAGTGTGTTAGAGGAATTGGTAGTTTGTAATACCATCCCGTTGAAAAAGGAAAGCCCTAAAATAAAAGTAATTTCGGTAGCAGAATTATTCGCTGTAGCTATTAAGCATGCTTTCGAAAACAAGAGTATCACAAGCTTATTTGTGCACTCCAACCTTAGAACGAGTTAG
- the radC gene encoding RadC family protein encodes MKLKNTIKEWPRDDQPREKLIAIGANNLSNSELLAILIHNGTRERSALTLAKDILKLGNDDLNELGTISIKQLTSVKGIGAAKAITIMAAMELGRRRQMGRMPHKQRFTTSKEMADFLKERLKDYQHEVFAVIYLNRSCKILSFDIISTGGITGTVADPRVILKHALEKNAVGLILSHNHPSGSLKPSKADEYLTEKIKQAAAFLDIKVLDHVIVSDAGYYSFADDGLL; translated from the coding sequence ATGAAATTGAAGAACACCATTAAAGAATGGCCAAGGGATGATCAGCCAAGGGAAAAGCTAATAGCCATTGGCGCCAATAACCTGAGTAATTCGGAGTTGCTGGCGATACTGATTCATAATGGAACCCGTGAAAGATCTGCCTTAACCCTGGCCAAAGATATCCTGAAGTTAGGTAATGACGACCTGAATGAGTTAGGCACCATCAGTATAAAACAGCTTACATCTGTGAAAGGTATCGGGGCAGCGAAAGCCATTACAATAATGGCAGCTATGGAGCTCGGCAGAAGACGCCAGATGGGGCGCATGCCCCATAAGCAGCGGTTCACCACTTCTAAAGAGATGGCAGATTTCCTGAAAGAACGGCTCAAAGACTACCAGCACGAAGTTTTTGCCGTCATTTACCTTAACCGGTCCTGCAAAATTTTAAGCTTTGATATTATCAGCACCGGAGGCATCACCGGAACGGTTGCCGATCCCCGGGTTATCTTAAAACACGCCCTCGAAAAAAATGCGGTCGGTCTTATTTTAAGTCATAACCACCCTTCAGGAAGCCTGAAGCCCAGTAAAGCTGATGAATACCTGACTGAAAAGATCAAACAGGCAGCTGCCTTTCTTGACATTAAAGTGCTGGATCATGTTATCGTAAGTGATGCCGGGTACTACAGTTTTGCCGATGACGGGCTGCTATAA
- the def gene encoding peptide deformylase codes for MILPIVAYGNPVLRKVAEEIGPDYPGLKELIANMWETMYASNGVGLAAPQINKSIRLFVVDSVQIFEAMEDEEEKQEYPGDEGAKKVFINAYVKELNGKPWAYNEGCLSIPKIREDITRAESVTIEYEDENFQTHTDTYTGITARVILHEYDHIEGKLFIDHLPALKRQLLKRKLNDISSGKIKVDYKMSFSR; via the coding sequence ATGATTCTCCCAATAGTAGCTTACGGCAATCCCGTTTTAAGAAAAGTAGCAGAAGAGATAGGGCCTGATTATCCCGGCTTAAAAGAATTAATTGCCAATATGTGGGAAACCATGTATGCCAGTAATGGCGTGGGTTTGGCTGCACCTCAGATCAATAAATCAATAAGATTGTTTGTGGTTGATTCTGTGCAGATCTTTGAAGCAATGGAAGATGAGGAAGAAAAGCAGGAATACCCGGGCGATGAGGGCGCAAAGAAAGTATTCATTAATGCCTACGTAAAAGAATTGAATGGGAAACCATGGGCCTATAACGAAGGTTGTTTAAGTATACCTAAGATAAGAGAAGATATTACCCGAGCGGAATCGGTTACTATTGAGTACGAAGACGAAAACTTTCAAACACATACAGATACCTATACGGGTATTACAGCCAGGGTGATTTTACACGAATACGACCATATTGAAGGTAAATTGTTTATCGACCATTTACCGGCGTTAAAAAGGCAGTTGCTCAAAAGAAAGCTCAATGATATTTCTTCGGGTAAAATAAAAGTAGACTATAAAATGTCTTTTAGCCGTTAA
- the ruvX gene encoding Holliday junction resolvase RuvX has translation MARLLCIDYGLKRTGIAVTDPLKIIATGLTTIESKQLISFLKDYFVKEPVEKIIIGMPKNWDDTDTHATPLVEKAIKNLKKHFPQMPLEMVDERYTSKMAKDAMLEMGLKKMQRRNKALVDEIAATIMLQEYLNR, from the coding sequence ATGGCAAGATTGCTTTGTATAGATTACGGTCTGAAAAGAACCGGGATAGCCGTTACGGATCCGTTGAAGATCATTGCAACCGGGTTGACCACTATTGAATCGAAACAGTTGATATCTTTTTTGAAGGACTACTTTGTCAAAGAACCGGTAGAAAAAATTATTATTGGTATGCCCAAAAACTGGGACGATACGGATACCCATGCCACGCCGTTGGTTGAGAAAGCGATCAAAAACCTGAAAAAACATTTTCCTCAAATGCCGCTCGAAATGGTGGATGAGCGTTACACTTCCAAAATGGCTAAAGATGCAATGCTGGAGATGGGGTTGAAAAAAATGCAGAGGCGTAATAAAGCCCTGGTAGATGAAATCGCCGCCACCATTATGCTCCAGGAATATTTAAACAGGTGA
- a CDS encoding UbiA-like polyprenyltransferase has product MSTAKKYLSLIKFSHTIFAMPFAIIGFFLGVMWLQGPGEQASVGLFFKEKWYLFLLVILCMIFARSAAMAFNRYLDRSFDARNPRTAVREIPAGILKADRVLWFTIINSLLFVVCTYFINSICFYLSPIALAVVLGYSYTKRFTPLCHLVLGLGLSLAPIGAYLAVTGRFDLLPILFSFAVIFWVSGFDIIYALQDEEFDKNNDLYSIPSVLGKKKALRVSELLHVLSATCVIIAGFIGQFGWLYWGGIAVFAGMLFYQHSIVKPNDLRRVNLAFMTANGIASVVFAVFVVVDLFVHHYQTINP; this is encoded by the coding sequence ATGTCAACCGCTAAAAAGTATTTAAGCCTTATCAAATTTTCGCATACCATTTTTGCAATGCCCTTTGCTATTATTGGTTTTTTTCTTGGGGTGATGTGGCTACAGGGGCCGGGAGAACAGGCTTCAGTTGGTCTTTTTTTTAAGGAAAAATGGTATCTCTTTTTACTGGTTATATTGTGTATGATATTTGCCCGCAGTGCAGCCATGGCCTTTAATCGTTATCTCGACAGGAGCTTTGATGCGAGGAATCCACGCACGGCCGTAAGGGAAATTCCTGCCGGTATATTAAAGGCCGACAGGGTTTTATGGTTTACCATTATCAACTCGCTGCTATTTGTGGTCTGTACGTATTTTATCAATTCCATTTGTTTTTATCTTTCACCCATCGCCCTGGCAGTGGTGCTGGGTTATAGCTATACCAAACGGTTCACACCTCTTTGTCACCTGGTGTTGGGTTTGGGGTTGTCTTTAGCGCCAATAGGCGCTTACCTGGCGGTAACGGGGCGCTTCGATCTGTTGCCCATACTTTTTTCTTTTGCCGTTATCTTTTGGGTTAGTGGCTTCGATATCATTTATGCGTTGCAGGACGAGGAGTTTGACAAAAACAACGATCTGTATTCCATCCCTTCTGTGTTGGGTAAAAAGAAAGCTTTGCGTGTTTCAGAGTTGTTGCACGTGTTAAGCGCCACCTGCGTGATCATTGCCGGTTTTATCGGACAGTTTGGATGGTTATATTGGGGGGGGATTGCTGTTTTTGCCGGCATGCTTTTTTACCAGCATAGCATTGTAAAGCCTAACGACCTGCGCAGGGTAAACCTGGCATTTATGACCGCTAACGGAATTGCTTCAGTAGTTTTTGCGGTGTTTGTTGTTGTAGATTTGTTTGTACATCATTACCAGACTATAAATCCCTAA
- a CDS encoding RNA methyltransferase yields MRKLSMEELGRKSVDEVKASAKIPIIVVLENIRSAYNVGSVFRTSDAFLVEAIYITGYSAKPPHKEIKKTALGAEDSVSWTHFASAAEAIANLREKKYKVYAIEQVEKSTHLHDLAWETHEPIAIVLGNEVTGVDQTTIGLCDGCIEIPQLGMKHSLNIATAAGVVLWELVSRILKKETDVNR; encoded by the coding sequence ATGCGAAAGTTAAGTATGGAGGAATTAGGCCGCAAATCAGTGGATGAGGTCAAAGCATCTGCCAAAATTCCGATTATCGTAGTCCTTGAGAATATACGCAGCGCCTATAATGTAGGAAGCGTATTCAGAACAAGTGATGCTTTTCTGGTGGAAGCCATTTATATAACCGGCTATTCTGCAAAACCACCACATAAAGAAATAAAAAAAACAGCCCTGGGTGCTGAAGATTCAGTAAGCTGGACCCATTTTGCCAGTGCTGCTGAAGCAATAGCCAATTTACGAGAAAAAAAATACAAGGTATATGCTATCGAACAGGTAGAAAAAAGTACGCATCTTCACGATTTAGCCTGGGAAACCCATGAACCGATAGCAATAGTTTTGGGTAACGAGGTTACAGGTGTAGACCAAACTACCATCGGCTTATGTGACGGCTGTATTGAGATTCCGCAGCTGGGTATGAAGCACTCACTGAACATAGCCACCGCAGCGGGTGTTGTATTATGGGAACTGGTAAGCAGAATATTAAAAAAAGAAACAGATGTCAACCGCTAA
- a CDS encoding DUF2851 family protein yields the protein MNENLLQFIWRFQYFNKLNLFTVQGDPVEVIHPGTLNTNQGPDFSNAKVKIGRTLWAGTVELHIKTSDWLKHGHSRDDNYKNVILHVVYEDDVTGNNLPVLELSGLIPGILIRRYNSLMMSQRFIACEGLIHKVDRLIISSWKDRLVAERLHRKATLIDDYLSRNKQHWEESFWWLLARNFGTKTNAETFEAIAKSISVKLLARHKTNLIQLEAILLGQAGLLNRAKYQDKYVLLLDKEYNFLKIKYKLRPVVFPIHFLRMRPGNFPTIRLAQLAALIHNSAHLFSRIVEEPELAVVKKWFEVAPNDFWNYHYTLIDDPKFLKKAIGEDMVNNLIINTVVPMLFAYGNKHHKGDTKEKALQWLEAVGAEKNSITRGFQQLGVLNKNAYDSQALVELKAQYCSLRKCLNCAIGNAVIKNK from the coding sequence ATGAACGAAAACCTGCTGCAGTTTATATGGAGATTTCAATACTTCAATAAACTAAACCTGTTTACTGTACAGGGCGATCCTGTAGAGGTTATTCATCCCGGCACCCTCAATACCAATCAGGGGCCCGATTTCAGTAATGCCAAAGTTAAAATAGGACGTACCCTTTGGGCGGGAACTGTTGAGTTACATATCAAAACTTCCGACTGGTTAAAGCATGGGCATAGCCGGGATGATAATTATAAAAATGTTATCCTTCATGTAGTGTATGAAGACGATGTGACCGGCAATAACCTGCCGGTGCTGGAACTTTCGGGGTTGATACCGGGCATCCTTATAAGACGTTACAACAGCCTGATGATGTCTCAACGGTTTATTGCCTGTGAAGGACTTATACATAAAGTAGATAGGCTGATCATAAGCAGTTGGAAAGATAGGTTGGTAGCCGAAAGACTCCATCGTAAAGCAACACTGATAGACGATTATTTGTCCCGCAATAAACAGCACTGGGAGGAAAGCTTCTGGTGGCTGCTGGCCCGTAATTTCGGAACAAAAACCAATGCAGAGACTTTTGAAGCTATTGCAAAAAGTATTTCTGTAAAATTGCTGGCGCGGCATAAAACCAATCTGATACAATTAGAGGCTATATTGCTGGGACAGGCCGGGCTTTTAAACAGGGCAAAGTACCAGGATAAATATGTATTATTACTGGACAAGGAATATAATTTCTTAAAAATAAAATACAAACTTCGGCCGGTTGTCTTCCCAATACATTTTCTCAGGATGCGGCCCGGTAATTTTCCAACGATCCGTCTGGCTCAATTAGCCGCTTTGATACATAATTCGGCCCATCTTTTTTCCCGTATTGTAGAAGAGCCCGAACTTGCGGTGGTAAAAAAATGGTTTGAGGTTGCTCCTAATGATTTCTGGAACTATCATTACACTTTAATTGATGATCCTAAGTTCCTGAAAAAGGCAATAGGAGAGGACATGGTCAATAACCTTATCATTAATACGGTAGTGCCCATGTTGTTTGCTTACGGCAACAAACATCACAAGGGGGATACAAAAGAGAAAGCGCTGCAATGGCTGGAAGCGGTAGGGGCGGAGAAAAATTCAATAACAAGAGGTTTTCAACAATTAGGAGTTCTAAATAAGAATGCGTATGACTCACAGGCGTTAGTTGAATTGAAGGCACAGTATTGCAGCCTGAGAAAATGCCTCAATTGTGCCATTGGAAACGCTGTAATAAAGAATAAATAG
- a CDS encoding Maf family nucleotide pyrophosphatase: MANSIVLASSSPRRKQLLEWAEIAFEVIVKPVDETFPVGVKSTEAAINIALKKAKAVQEEVGKDRIIIAADTVVVLNGEVIGKPADQQEAVHTLTQLQGKMHQVVTGVAILKGAKQLLFADVTEVTFNPLTPEQILFYVEKYQPYDKAGAYAIQEWIGVVGIQSIKGDFYNVMGLPVNRVVQALANI; this comes from the coding sequence ATGGCTAATTCAATTGTACTGGCATCCTCATCGCCCCGCAGAAAGCAATTGCTGGAGTGGGCTGAAATAGCTTTCGAAGTAATAGTAAAACCTGTGGATGAAACTTTTCCTGTTGGTGTAAAAAGTACCGAAGCCGCAATAAATATTGCATTGAAGAAGGCAAAAGCTGTACAGGAGGAAGTTGGTAAGGACAGAATAATTATTGCAGCAGATACGGTAGTGGTACTGAACGGGGAAGTTATAGGCAAGCCTGCTGACCAACAGGAAGCTGTTCATACCCTGACTCAATTACAGGGAAAGATGCACCAGGTGGTAACCGGAGTTGCTATTCTAAAAGGAGCAAAACAATTGCTTTTTGCAGATGTAACGGAAGTTACATTTAACCCGCTGACGCCCGAACAGATATTGTTCTACGTAGAGAAGTATCAACCCTATGATAAAGCAGGTGCCTACGCCATCCAGGAATGGATCGGTGTGGTAGGTATCCAGTCAATAAAAGGAGATTTTTATAATGTAATGGGGCTGCCTGTTAACAGGGTTGTTCAGGCATTGGCTAATATTTAG
- a CDS encoding geranylgeranylglycerol-phosphate geranylgeranyltransferase, producing the protein MALIKPFLKLIRWPNLVFIILTQVVFEFCIYRPVYAGTIPEHNTFQFVLLVAASVFIAAAGYIINDYFDINIDLVNKPDKMILDRKLSRRWALAWHLALSAAGIICTAVAVNVFARWYLVIANLVCVILLWFYSARFKKDLLIGNIIVSLLTAWTIIIIFLSKYSFQHAFSHNDPGQIRLFRFAILYAGFAFIISLIREAVKDIEDMPGDQKFGCKTMPIVWGINATKVYVTVWLTILIIMLLVIQFYVLQFRWWWAVVYCFAAIVLPLLYIFKKLLSAQSTSDYHQLSRYTKMAMLTGILSMLLFYIYL; encoded by the coding sequence ATGGCGCTTATAAAGCCATTTTTAAAACTCATCAGGTGGCCTAACCTCGTGTTCATTATTTTGACACAAGTGGTCTTTGAGTTTTGTATTTACCGGCCCGTTTATGCGGGAACGATTCCGGAACACAATACTTTCCAGTTTGTTTTGCTGGTGGCAGCTTCTGTTTTTATAGCGGCGGCAGGGTATATTATCAACGACTATTTTGATATCAATATAGACCTGGTAAATAAGCCGGACAAAATGATTTTGGATAGAAAACTGAGTCGCCGCTGGGCATTGGCCTGGCATCTGGCTTTGAGCGCCGCAGGCATTATTTGTACAGCCGTCGCTGTAAATGTTTTTGCACGGTGGTACCTGGTGATCGCCAACCTGGTTTGTGTAATTTTATTATGGTTTTATTCTGCGAGATTTAAAAAAGACCTGTTGATAGGGAATATCATTGTTTCCTTGCTAACAGCCTGGACGATCATCATCATTTTTCTTTCGAAGTATTCCTTTCAGCATGCCTTTAGTCACAATGACCCCGGGCAGATAAGGTTATTCAGGTTTGCAATTCTATATGCGGGGTTCGCATTTATTATTTCACTTATAAGAGAGGCGGTGAAAGATATAGAGGATATGCCGGGCGATCAGAAGTTTGGCTGCAAGACTATGCCGATCGTTTGGGGTATTAACGCTACCAAGGTGTATGTTACGGTATGGCTGACCATCCTGATCATCATGTTACTGGTTATACAGTTCTATGTTTTACAATTCAGATGGTGGTGGGCAGTAGTGTATTGTTTTGCAGCTATTGTTTTGCCGCTATTATACATTTTTAAAAAGCTGCTTAGCGCGCAATCAACATCCGATTACCACCAACTAAGCCGCTATACCAAAATGGCGATGCTCACCGGTATTTTATCGATGTTGCTTTTTTATATTTATTTGTAG
- a CDS encoding KdsC family phosphatase, whose amino-acid sequence MNVLSSFKKVTTFIFDVDGVLTDGRVLVLESGEMARTMNVKDGYALQLAIKKGYKIFIVSGSSRSAVEKRMNYLGIQHIFFSVKDKGTFVEELAVEQGLDLDRCLFMGDDMPDLPVFDKVGVGCCPADAVADIKAVARYISLKKGGDGCVRDVIEKVLKINGHWDTVPSVAST is encoded by the coding sequence ATGAATGTTTTAAGCAGTTTTAAAAAGGTGACTACTTTTATTTTTGATGTAGATGGTGTACTTACCGATGGAAGGGTATTGGTACTGGAAAGCGGGGAAATGGCGCGTACTATGAATGTAAAAGATGGTTATGCTTTACAGTTGGCAATAAAAAAAGGGTATAAAATTTTTATTGTGAGTGGTTCCTCCCGAAGTGCGGTTGAAAAAAGAATGAACTACCTCGGTATACAACATATTTTCTTTAGTGTAAAAGATAAGGGGACGTTTGTGGAAGAACTGGCAGTTGAACAAGGCTTAGATTTGGACCGCTGTTTGTTCATGGGAGATGATATGCCGGATTTGCCTGTATTTGATAAGGTCGGAGTAGGTTGCTGTCCTGCAGATGCAGTTGCTGATATTAAAGCAGTAGCCCGGTATATTTCTTTGAAAAAAGGAGGAGATGGCTGCGTGAGGGATGTTATTGAAAAGGTATTAAAAATAAACGGGCATTGGGACACTGTACCTTCAGTTGCTTCAACCTGA
- a CDS encoding Rossmann-like and DUF2520 domain-containing protein, giving the protein MNIIIIGSGNVAAVLGRKFVAAGHHIVQILSRNASAASELAYEWNTESANYSSLINKDADVYIIAVADDALENVANDLRLPGKVVAHTAGAVKMDVLKEITDNYGVFYPLQSLRKEQEQIPEIPIYIEAANEQTKNVLNKLARSVYKEASFSADFDKRTKLHIGAVLVNNFSNHIFSLAEAYCKKEGIEFTELLPLIDNTFYRLHDAAPSNLQTGPAVRGDMQTINKHRALLEKHPQLLKLYEFLTESILGRPLNQLD; this is encoded by the coding sequence ATGAATATCATAATTATCGGGTCGGGTAATGTAGCTGCCGTATTGGGAAGAAAATTCGTTGCAGCCGGCCATCATATTGTACAGATATTGAGCCGGAATGCCAGCGCTGCTTCAGAGTTAGCCTATGAGTGGAACACGGAATCGGCCAACTATTCGAGCCTTATTAATAAAGATGCAGATGTATATATTATTGCAGTGGCTGATGATGCGCTCGAAAATGTAGCCAATGACCTGAGACTGCCCGGAAAAGTAGTAGCGCATACGGCCGGCGCTGTAAAAATGGATGTGTTAAAAGAGATAACGGATAATTACGGTGTTTTCTATCCTTTACAAAGTTTACGTAAGGAGCAGGAGCAGATACCAGAGATACCTATATATATTGAAGCGGCAAATGAACAAACAAAAAATGTATTAAATAAACTGGCCCGGTCGGTATACAAAGAAGCCTCCTTTAGCGCCGATTTCGATAAGCGAACCAAGCTGCATATCGGTGCCGTACTGGTGAATAATTTTTCTAATCACATATTCTCTTTGGCTGAAGCTTATTGTAAAAAAGAAGGTATTGAATTTACAGAGCTGCTGCCATTAATTGACAATACATTTTACAGGCTTCATGATGCTGCCCCTTCAAACCTGCAAACAGGTCCGGCAGTGAGGGGGGATATGCAAACCATTAATAAACACCGGGCTTTGCTGGAGAAGCATCCGCAATTACTAAAACTATACGAGTTTTTAACCGAAAGCATTTTAGGCCGGCCACTGAACCAATTGGATTAA